The following DNA comes from Papaver somniferum cultivar HN1 chromosome 4, ASM357369v1, whole genome shotgun sequence.
ATCATTTATCTTCGAAGGATCCATATCATAATTTATTCGTCCCTTGTCTTCAGTAGAAGGTGGATTACTCTCATCAAGTATCTATCGATCCCCCGCCGTAAAATGTTTATATCAGTTAGACCGTGGTTGTAGGATGTCTATACATAGACAtgtgtattttatttttatattataaaaTCTCTTTGAAAGATTTAGGATTTGAAATAAATAATGTCCAAATCTTAAAGAGTTCAAGAAGTTTGTGAATAATTCACCCATACGAGAAAATAAGTGTTTTTGATTTGGGTTGGAATTATACACGCTTAACATGCGTGACAGATTAATTCGGAAGTTTCGCGAATCATCTACTGAATTACTACagtaaaacttcaataaattaatCTTTGGTATATTAATTACttcgttaaaataataaattttcttGAAAATGACAGAGGCATGAGTTTGACTGTAAGGTTTAAGATCATTTAATGTGACACTGCAAAGTTTGTTGAGGATGTGTTTAGAAACTAGACGAATTTTCAAAGGATATTTTTCGCCTATCGTTTGTAGAGCATATGTGTAGGAACTAGACGAATCTTCAAATAATACTTCTCATCTATCACGATACTAATACATTGATATAtgaggttgttgattgaaatttcatTGATTAAAAAGGTTGATCACTGAATCTATTTTTTCAAATATTTGAGGGTCCAGATTTGGGACATGACGTGTCACAAACTTAACGGTGAAGAGGAGAATGATTCTAGCTAGCATTGGGATTGTTAGTGGGGTGAAGATGAGAATAATCTAAGGTTTGGTTTGATTGTCCTAGATCTGGCCCATATTAGTTGTCCCAGTTATAGAGTTTTCCATATTGGAGCCGGTATCGGCTATATCTGTACGTGCCGGTGAATACAGGTCGTATGACACAAATACGGTCTATATGAGAAGACACGAAACCGCTAGTTGAGGATACAGATAAATAGAGGATCTTGGATTAGTATCAACAGATTCGACGTGATATGACATACAGCGAACCACGCTACAAAcctgtctctccttgttcagaTCAAACAAAGCTTACAGGAAAAACAAACACCATGGGAGTATGATGGGCTCTAGCCGGTGGTGCTACCTGAACGTCCAAAGTGGCGATTGATTCCAGGTGGGCGTCCGACTTATCCACCAAAATATTCACCAATCGAAAGGATTACTGAAACCCCGGCATGAAGGCTCTTTCTTTTAGCAGACCGCATAGACAGCATATTCAACTGAAAGATAGTAATGATGTTTCTCAAATTCAATTTACAAACTTCACTTATAACAGAAAATTAAGAGGACAAGAATAAGAACACCCCAGCAACCCTATACACCCAAGCCTaaagaaagaacaacaaaagatggagagagaataaaagaaagaaaacccaaaTGTAAAAACATACTGCATCACCATTTTCAAAGCCAATACAACACAATGCCAAGACCTGGAacattaaaatcatcaaatgcTATATGGGCTTGCATACCACTTTCCCCCACACTCATCCTTGCCTTTGTTAATCCAATACAACAAAACAAAAGTCTCACATAACAACACAATGAAAGGGACGGACAACCCCAAGAActtgtttattttttcctttttcttttgggtttgacTTTTGCAATGTCGATCCCAAACCATCCACCAGTCTTTACATTTTGTATTATCTGTCTCTGTTCTTCATATTTCCTCCACTAAATTGGTTCAGTTCACCAACTCCTTCTACGTTCGGAGCAAGATCAGATGATATCTCCCAACTCTCGCCTTTCCTTCCCCAACTTGAATGTCTGTTTTGAATTCCATCAATTCCTCCTCCTGCCATTTCGACCTGTGGTGTCCCGTTTAAACTTGGAGAGGCATCACAAGAGTGATCTCCTTTGCCGTCTGACCCATCTTCATTGCTCAATTGTCCATCAAGATTACCAGCTCCACCCTCGATCCAAACTGGCTTTCTTCCCATCTCTATGTCACCCATGGCTTTTCCCATATTTGGACTCATAAAACCACCCCCAGCCATGCGTGGAGGTACCTCTGGCTCCAGTGGTACCCTTACCCTAAATTTGTTTTTGGATGGAGGAATGCTGGTCCAAAATATCTCCCCAAAATTGTTTACTACGCCTCTGTTATATGGGTTGTCCCTTCGATCATATCGGTATCTGAAATTCTCATAAGTTGTCTGGCAGAGCACAGAAACATAAAGATTCACCAGTCACCAACATATGTATGAATTTCATAAATGGAATCTACAGCTAGAATGATTCGGGGAGAAGCAATGGTCTTACCTGATTGGTACTGATGAGATATAAATGGAAAACAGTCAGGCCACCAACGAACCAGACAGCTATGAAGGTGTAAATAATGAGTATCATAGATGCGGGAGTCTTTATCATTGCCTTCCAAATTGAAATATCCTCGGCATTTTTTATTCTCGTGATGTAAACCCAACAGAAAGAAAACACATATAAGCAGAGAAGAGTTGTTGAGAACACAAACATGAAAAAGAAACGATAATTCCGCTGCAAGAGAGAATTTTAATTTGAATCAGATCCAGAGATATCTTCAAGCATCTAATCATTATTAACAAAAGGAAAAATTCAGAAGATTTTACAAACGCTGAAGAGATGTAGTTCCTTACCCGTCCAATGCACTGCCCAACCCAGGGGCAATGGTGGTCAAAACGTTCCACACAGTTATTGCAGATGGAACAGTGTGAGCAACGAGGAGGTCTATATAGCATGCAAGTATCACAGTATTTGACCTTCACCGTAATCCCATTGACAACAACATCCTTCATACGAGGCAAACGTAACTGTGGGGTTTGGCCACCTCCAACATCAGCAAACCCTTCATAGCCTTCAAGTTCAGGAGGGTGAGTATTACGAGGTATTATACCAGGATCTCTTCCAGAAGTAAGCAGAAGAAGAGCTAAATCCTGTAATGGAAACACACATTCCAGtcagatcaaacaaaaaaaggtatgtgaagacaaaCATTAAGGCTGGAGATACATTTAAATGAGAGTGCAATATTACTAACTACCTTGTCGTTTTAAGACGATAGCTACGCATTTTTTCTGTCAACATATAATAAATAACTGGAATACTATTTTGATGTGACTATATATTTCCTTTAAATCGAACTGGAGATGATACTCACATATACTGTGAATGCCACAGCACACACCATTATGGATATGCCATAATGATGAGGAAAATCGTCCATTAGTTTTTTAGCCACAAAAACACAGAAAATTATGACGGGAGCAGCAATGAGAAGTATTGTCAGCAGCATAGATCTCGCATCTGGTCCAAATATAAATCTGCCTTGAAGGAAGAATACCTGCATTACACAGGAAAATAAATTACTTAACTTCTTTTCAATTgaatctagtagtatttgaatgtCAGTATAAAGCAGCAGGATCCAACGAATAAATTAATCAACCCGGCAAGCTTGTCCAGGGACCCATCAAgagtaaaaatattgaatttcatTAAAGAAAAGCCTCCCATAATATAGGCGTACATGCGAGTTTACTAATTAAACTCTAATGTATCACTTAAATTATATATCTAGAAGTTTTGTTGTCGTAGAGAAGAGGAAGCAATTCATAAAGACTGCAAAACATAAATTTACTGTTTTGACTTTCGAAAAGATATTTCTATATAATGGATCATTGACAGAAATTCCAATATATTATTTAGTAACTAGGGTATTGACAAGTTTTTAACCTCCACCGCCACGTATTAAAAGCAGCTACTGATGCAGGAGTACCTACAGTTAGAGATACTAGTTTAAGAAGGTTTCTAATTATAAGAGTTACCTAACCTAGGGTTACTACTTTTTACTAATTCGAAATCCTGAATAGAAACACTAACTCGTTGGAAACTCTAGTAGCTATTTC
Coding sequences within:
- the LOC113362821 gene encoding probable protein S-acyltransferase 7 — encoded protein: MYVVPPPRSGDPSGGGGGGGGGGDTTEGSPPRVYQTWKGSNVFFLQGRFIFGPDARSMLLTILLIAAPVIIFCVFVAKKLMDDFPHHYGISIMVCAVAFTVYDLALLLLTSGRDPGIIPRNTHPPELEGYEGFADVGGGQTPQLRLPRMKDVVVNGITVKVKYCDTCMLYRPPRCSHCSICNNCVERFDHHCPWVGQCIGRRNYRFFFMFVFSTTLLCLYVFSFCWVYITRIKNAEDISIWKAMIKTPASMILIIYTFIAVWFVGGLTVFHLYLISTNQTTYENFRYRYDRRDNPYNRGVVNNFGEIFWTSIPPSKNKFRVRVPLEPEVPPRMAGGGFMSPNMGKAMGDIEMGRKPVWIEGGAGNLDGQLSNEDGSDGKGDHSCDASPSLNGTPQVEMAGGGIDGIQNRHSSWGRKGESWEISSDLAPNVEGVGELNQFSGGNMKNRDR